Proteins from one Ranitomeya variabilis isolate aRanVar5 chromosome 1, aRanVar5.hap1, whole genome shotgun sequence genomic window:
- the GSTZ1 gene encoding maleylacetoacetate isomerase isoform X1: protein MAAVEKPLLFSYFRSSCSWRVRIALALKGIEYDLRPVNLIQDGGQQRTDEYKRVNPMQQVPALRIDGVTLSQSLAIIEYLEETRPLPPLLPGDPLKRAQCRMISDHIASGIQPVQNLDVLQRVGDKKLEWAQHYITRGFQALELLLQDTAGHYCVGDEVTMADLCLVPQVANADRFHVDMTPYPTISRINQALLQLEAFQISHPSRQPDTPPELRV, encoded by the exons ATGGCGGCTGTGGAGAAG CCCCTATTATTCAGCTATTTTCGCAGTTCCTGCTCGTGGAGGGTCAGGATTG CCCTGGCTCTTAAGGGCATTGAGTATGACCTCCGTCCAGTGAATCTGATCCAGGATGGAGGGCAACAG CGGACAGATGAATACAAGCGTGTGAATCCCATGCAGCAGGTGCCGGCGCTGCGGATCGATGGTGTGACCCTGAGCCAGTCG CTCGCCATCATTGAATACTTGGAGGAGACGAGGCCGCTCCCCCCGTTACTCCCAGGAGACCCCCTGAAGAGAGCGCAGTGTCGCATGATCAGTGACCACATTGCCTCCGGGATCCAGCCAGTGCAG AATCTGGACGTGCTGCAGAGAGTTGGAGACAAGAAGCTGGAGTGGGCGCAGCACTACATCACCAGGGGATTCCAAG CTTTGGAGCTGTTGCTTCAGGACACAGCTGGACACTACTGCGTGGGTGATGAG GTAACAATGGCCGATCTTTGTCTGGTTCCACAAGTGGCCAACGCCGACAG GTTTCATGTGGATATGACCCCGTACCCCACAATCTCCAGGATCAATCAGGCTCTGCTCCAGCTGGAGGCATTTCAGATCAGTCATCCATCCCGACAGCCAGATACACCGCCAGAGCTACGGGTGTAA
- the GSTZ1 gene encoding maleylacetoacetate isomerase isoform X2, with translation MAATCKPLLFSYFRSSCSWRVRIALALKGIEYDLRPVNLIQDGGQQRTDEYKRVNPMQQVPALRIDGVTLSQSLAIIEYLEETRPLPPLLPGDPLKRAQCRMISDHIASGIQPVQNLDVLQRVGDKKLEWAQHYITRGFQALELLLQDTAGHYCVGDEVTMADLCLVPQVANADRFHVDMTPYPTISRINQALLQLEAFQISHPSRQPDTPPELRV, from the exons ATGGCGGCCACATGCAAG CCCCTATTATTCAGCTATTTTCGCAGTTCCTGCTCGTGGAGGGTCAGGATTG CCCTGGCTCTTAAGGGCATTGAGTATGACCTCCGTCCAGTGAATCTGATCCAGGATGGAGGGCAACAG CGGACAGATGAATACAAGCGTGTGAATCCCATGCAGCAGGTGCCGGCGCTGCGGATCGATGGTGTGACCCTGAGCCAGTCG CTCGCCATCATTGAATACTTGGAGGAGACGAGGCCGCTCCCCCCGTTACTCCCAGGAGACCCCCTGAAGAGAGCGCAGTGTCGCATGATCAGTGACCACATTGCCTCCGGGATCCAGCCAGTGCAG AATCTGGACGTGCTGCAGAGAGTTGGAGACAAGAAGCTGGAGTGGGCGCAGCACTACATCACCAGGGGATTCCAAG CTTTGGAGCTGTTGCTTCAGGACACAGCTGGACACTACTGCGTGGGTGATGAG GTAACAATGGCCGATCTTTGTCTGGTTCCACAAGTGGCCAACGCCGACAG GTTTCATGTGGATATGACCCCGTACCCCACAATCTCCAGGATCAATCAGGCTCTGCTCCAGCTGGAGGCATTTCAGATCAGTCATCCATCCCGACAGCCAGATACACCGCCAGAGCTACGGGTGTAA